The DNA region AGCACGAGCCCCGCGGTGCGGAATTGCGGGACCAGGTAAAGGGTTCCGATCACGAGGACGACGACGGCGGCGAGACGGCGCAGGGCAGGGGAGGCGAGCCGCGCTTCGGCGAAGTCCGGGACGGTGAGCGCGCCGGAGCGCCGCATCGGCGCCGCGACGAGCACCAGCATCGCGATGTACCCGGCGGTGAACCCGACCGGATACCAGAGCGCGCCGATACCGTCCTTCACCACCAGCCCCGCGACGCCGAGGAACGACGCCGCGGACAGATACTCGCCGGAGACCGCGGCGGAGTTGACCAGCGGCGAGATCCGGCGCGACGCGACGAGGAAATCCGACGTCGTGCGCATGGCCGCGACGCCGCGCAACCCGATCAGCAGGGTGACCAGCACGACGGGGGCGACCGAGAGTGCCGCGACCACTAGTCGTCCTCGATCTTTTCCGCCCGGCGCAGCTGCCACCACGACAGCAGCGCCATCGCCGGATACGGGAGGATCGCGATCATCAGCCAGGACAACGGGATCCCCGCCAACCGCACCGAATCCAGCCCGGGGAACAGCCCGAACACGAGCGGCAGCCCGAAGACCAGCCCGAACATCCCGGCCAGCGCGGGGAGCCCGCGACGGCGCTGGGCCCGGTACAGCCGGTCCGCGCGTTCGGCGTCGCTCGCCGCCAGCCGGGGGACCCGCCAGCGTCCGCGTGCTCGGCGCCGCGACCGCGCGAGCCTGGTCTGCGGGCTGGTGACGGCGACCCGTTTGACGCGGCTCACGGCCGGCTTCCCCGGCCCAGTTCGCCGCGTTGCGCGGCGGCGAGCAGCCGGTCCCGCAGGTCGCGCGCGTGGCGGCGGCTCACCGGTACGTCACCCGCCTCCGTATGCGCCAGCAGCCCGCCGGTGGTGTCGCTGCGCAGTTCGAGCACCGCGTCCACGGCCAGCAGGAAACCGCGGTGCACGCGGGTGAATCCCGTGCCCTCCCAATACTCTTCGAGCCGGGAGATGGGCATCCGCGTGACATGCACGCCGGACTTCGTGTGCAGCCGGACGTAGTCGCCGTGCGCCTCGACGAACTGGACGTCGTCGCGCCGGACGTACCGGGTGCGCCCGCCGGATTCCACCGGCAGCGCGGACATCGCGTCCGGCGCGGGTTTCGGCTCGTCGGCCTGGTTTCCCGCCATCCGGACCACTTTGGACAGTGCGGCGGACAGCCGTTCCGCGCGGACCGGTTTCAGCAGGTAGTCGACCGCGCCGATACCGTACGCGGCCACGGCGTGCCCGTCGTGCGCGGTGACGAACACGATCACCGGTGGTTCGTTGAGCCGCGCCAGCAGGGAGGCGAGTTCGAGCCCGTCGAGACCGGGCATGGAGATGTCGAGGAACACCGCGTCGAAATGACTGCCCTGCAGCAATTTGAGCGCGTCGACGGCGTCACCGGCGGCGACCACCTCGGCGACTTCGGGAGCCTCGCGCAGCAGGCTGCACAGCTCGTCGAGGGCGGGCGGGACGTCGTCGACCGCCAGCACCCGCAGCCCGTTCGTCACGGCAGCACCCCCGGCTGGAATCGGGGCACCCGCACCACGACCCTGGTGCCCGCCCCGGTCTCGGTCTCGACCGTCAGGCCGTACCAGGGCCCGTAGACGCTGCGCAGCCTCCGGTCCACATTGGCCAGTCCGACGCCGCCGTCGTCGCCACGCCCGGCCAGGATCGCCGCCGCGCGCGCGGGGTCCATGCCGACACCGTCGTCCTCGACGCTGATCACGCAGTCGTTCCCTTCCGCCATTCCCTGAACCTGGATGAACCCCGCCTCGGAGCGTGGCTCGATCCCGTGCCGGATCGCGTTCTCCACCAACGGTTCCAGCACGAGGTACGGCACCGCGACGGCCAGCACCTCCGGCGCGACGCGCACCTGCACCCGCAGCCTCTCGCCGAGCACGGCGCGCTGCAACGCCAGGTACGTCTCGATGGCGCGGAACTCCTCGGCGACCATCGTGTACTCGCCGTGCCTGGCGAGGCTGTAGCGCGTGTACTCGGCGAAGTCGAGCATCAGATCGCGGGCGCGGTCCGGATCGGAGCGGACCAGCGAGGAGATCACGGTGAGCGCGTTGTAGACGAAATGCGGCGAGATCTCGGCCCGCAGCGCGCGTAGTTCGGCCTCGGCGGCCTGCTCGGCGGAGGCCTCCAGCCTGCCGCGTTCGAGCGCGTGGACGACGAGTTCGACGGCCTGGCGGGCGACGGTGCTGGTGGTTTCGGTGACCAGGAGGACCCCGGCCAGCTCGTCGTGGACGTGCAGGGGCAGCGCGAGCAACCCTGGCTCGGACACCGGCGTCTCGGAGTGGAGGACCTCGTCGAGCGCCGCGATCACGACGTCGTCGGCCGCCGGTCGGCCCGACCAGATCAGCGAGCCGGAAAGGTCGGTCAGCCCGAGGCCGGGGAGGTCGAACAGGCGGCGGAGGCCGTGCGCCGCGTGGCGGGCGCGGGGTCCGGCGAGGCCGTCCATGAGATCGTCGGCGACGCGCTGGGCGGCGGCGAGCACCGGCACCGGATCCGCGCTCGCGGCCGGACGCCAGGGCAGACGGGTGGTCATCCGGCCTCCTCCACGACGTCGGGGCCTAGATCCTAACGTCGGTGCGTGGTTTCGCCGGTTACGCTCCGGTCATGGTCCCCGGTGATGCGGTGAGGATGCGCTTGGACGTCGTGATGCGGCGGTTCGCGATGGCCGGTTTCGTGGTGTTCGGCGTCGGGGGCGTGGTCGCCGTCGTGGTGTCGCTGTCCACGCCGGGCTGGTCCGGAGAGGTGTTCGGGCTGCTCAGCGTGGCCTTCGCGGGGCTGATTCTGCTCGCGCTGCGGAAGTCGGCCGGCACGCTGACGATCTCGGCCGAGGGGTTCTCGGTCGCCGGGGTTTTCGACGTCCGGTGGACCGAGGTGACGCGGCTGCGGGTGTACCGCGAGAAGCGGCGGGTCGGGCGGTGGATGCAGTGGTGGCACTACCGGCTCGACTGGACCGGCTCGGGGCCCGAAGTGCTGCTTGAGGACGGCGAGTACTCGTACGCGCTGGGGCACCTGGGCGGTGGCGCCCGGCTGTACGGAGCGTTGGAGACGCTGGTTCCGGGCACGACGCGCCTGGAGCTGGCGTGAGCAGTCGGTCCGGTCTCGTGAGTGGTGAGGACGGTTAGAACCGTCCTCACCACTCACGAGGTGAGTCAGCAGCTCTGCTTGTAGAAGTACTGGGCGTTCGCGTCCATGTTCGCCTTGGTGATCGAGTGCAGCGAAGCGGTCAGGTTCCGCGTCACCGGCTTGCCCTCCAGCGCCGCGATGGCCTGCTGGACACCCTGCTGCCCGATGGCGGCCGGGTCCTGCGCGATGAGGCCCTGGTACTCGCCCTTCTTCAGGCCCTCGATCTCCGACGGCGAGGCGTCGAAGCCGATCAGGTTGACCGCGCCGATCTTGCCTGCGTTCCGCAGGCCGGTCGCGGCGCCCTCACCGGTGTTGAGGTTGGTCGCGAAGATGCCGATCAGGTCCGGGGTGGACGCCAGCGCGGCGGTCACCTTGGACGCGGCCTGGTCGGGCTCGTTCTGGGTGAACTGCACACCCGCCGACTTCAGGTTCGGGTAGTTCTTCAGCTCGTCCTCGAAACCCTTCGCGCGGGTGTTCGTGGTCGACGTGCCGGCGATGGTGTCGAGCACCAGCACCGAGCCGGTCTTGCCCGCGGCCAGCTCCGCCATCGTCTTCGCGGCGAGCTTGCCGCCCTCGGCGTTGTCCGAGGAGATCGACGATTCGGCCACGCTGGTGTCCTTCAGCGCGGTGTCGACCTCGATGATCTTCGAGCCGCGGTTCTTGACCTGCTGGATCGGCGCGAGCATCGCCTGGGCGTCGGTCGGCGCGATGAGCAGCGCGGCGGGCGGGTTGGAGCCCAGCGCGTTGACGAGCTGGGTCTGCATGGCCGCGTCGAACTTCTGCGGCGCCTGCGTGGTGAGCTCGTAGCCCGCCTTCTTGGCCTCTTCCTGGGCACCGCACTGCATCGAGATGTAGAACGGCTCGGCCTGCACGCCCGGGATGAGCGACAGCTTCTTGTTGTTCGTCTTGGCGCCGGAGTCGCCCGACGGCGCCTGGCCGACGGTGCCGCCGCCGCACGCGGTCAGCAGGAGGGCCGCGGAAACGGCGGCACCGGCGGCGAGCAGGGTCTTCTTCATGGGGAATGCACCTCTTTGTGCGTAGGGAATCAGCGAGAGTTGCGGCGACGACGGCGCCGCTGGTCGAACCAGACCGCGGCGATCAGCACCGCGCCGACCGCGATCATCTGCCAGAAGTCCTGGACTTGCGTGATGTTGAAGCCCTTCTTCAGCACGGCCGGGATGAACACGCCGATCACCGTGCCCAGCACCGAACCGACGCCGCCGAAGAGACTCGTCCCGCCCATCACCGTGGCGGCGATGGCGTTGAGGTTGTCGGTGGTGTGCGCCGAAATCGTCGTCGACGCGTAGTACGCCAGCGAGAGGAAACCGGCGACACCGGCGAGGAAACCGGTGAGCGTGTACACCTTCAGCAGATGCGCGGTCACCCCGATGCCCGCCCGGCGCGCGCCCTCGGCGTTGGAGCCGACGGCGTAGGTGTAGCGGCCGAATTTGGTGGTGTGCAACAGCCAGGCGCCGATCAGCGTGATCACCACGGCCACCAGCACCAGATTCGGCACGCCGCCGAACGACGTCCCGTAACCGAGCGTCTTGTTGAGCTCGGTCGGCACGCTGCGCACGTCGGACCCGTTGTTCAGCAGGTACGCGGCGCCGAGCGCGGCACCCATCGTGCCGAGCGTGACGATCAGCGGCGGGATGTTCGCCACCGCGATCAGGAAACCGTTGATCAGGCCCCAGATCGTGCCCGCGACGACCGCCGCCACGAGCCCGGCGGTGATGACGCCCCAACCCGCTTTGGTGGCGTCGCCGTCCGGGCTCAGCGCCTCCATCGTCTTGCCCGCCACCATGCCCGCGAAGATCAGCACCGAACCGACCGAAAGGTCGATCCCGGAGGTGATGATCACGAACGTCATGCCGACCGAGAGCACCAGCAGCACCGAGGTCTCGATGAGCAGGGTCTGGAAGGTGAACAGGGTCGCGAACTCGGCGGGCGCGATCGCGGTGAACACGATGATCAGCGCCAGCAGCACCAGCGCGATCCAGAACGTGTTCGCCCCGATCATCCGCTGCCCGATCGAGCGTTTGCCGAAGCCACCGTCCACTGTGGTCTGGATCTCGGGGCCGTTCTTCGTCGGTGTGGACACGGTCACGCCGCCTCCTCTTGTACGAGGGCGCCCGTCATCGCGGCGACCAGGTCTTCCAGTTTCGTGTCCGCGCCGGTGAACCGGGCGACACGCTTGCCGAGCCGCAGCACCTCGATGCGGTCGGCCACCGACAGCACCTCGGGCATGTTGTGGCTGATCAGCACGACGGCGATGCCCTTGTCGCGCACCTTCTTGATCACATCGAGCACCCGTTCGCGCTGCACGACACCGAGGGCGGCGGTCGGCTCGTCCATGAACACGACCTTCGACGCCCAGACCACCGACCGCGCCACGGCGACACTTTGCCGCTGCCCGCCCGAAAGCGAGCCGATCGGGACGTCGGTGCTCTGCAGGGTCACGCCGAGCCGCTGGAACTCCTCCACGGCCTGGCGTTTCATCTCCTTCTTGTCCAACATCCCGAGTTTGCCGAGGATCCCCTTGCGGTGGATCTCCCTGCCGAGGAACAGGTTCGCGGCCGGGTCGAGTTCCGGTGCGACCGCGAGGTCCTGGTACACCGTCTCGATCCCCATCCGCCTTGCCGTGGTGGGGGAATCGAGGACCACAGCGGAGCCGTCGAGCAGGATGCTGCCCGACGTCGGCTGCTCCGCGCCGGACAGGCATTTGACCAAAGTGGACTTCCCGGCGCCGTTGTCGCCGATCAGCGCGGTGACCTCACCGGCGCGGGCCTGGAAGGAAGCGCCGCGCAGCGCTTCCACCGAGCCGTAGCGTTTGACGAGGTTCTGTGCGTCGAGCAGGAGTTCGCTCACGATCGCTCCCTCTTCTCGGGGGCCGGCGGACGGCAGCGGATGACGGTGACGTCACCCTCCACAGTGGATTGACCGGCGTCGTGCGGGACCACGTACGTTTCGCCCTTGCGCAGCGCGTACTCGCCGCCGTGTTCGGTGCGGAGCGTGCCCGAACCGTCCATGACCACCAGCACCGCGAACGACGGATCGAGTGACAACGTTGTCGCCCTACCCGAAACAGCCGGACGGAGCTGGTCGGCGCGGAAGAACGCGTCACTGCCGTCGGCGAGGAGGTCCACAGTGGACGCTTCGTCGCCCGCGGTGCGCTTGACGATCGAACCGAGCCGTTCTTCGTCCCAGCCCGTGGTGTCCAGGGTTTCGATGGCGGTCTCGAAGCCGATCCCGAGGTGCGCCTTCTCCGGGTTCGCCAGGAAGTCCCGCCATTCCAGGGTCAGCGAGAAGTCGGTCGGCTGCTGGAGTTCGACGACGAACACGCCTTCGCCGATCGCGTGCGGCAGGCCCGCCGGGATGTAGACCGTGTCGCCGGGGGTGACCGCGACGCTGTTCAGCGCGTCGAGCATGGCGGGCGCGTCCTGGGTGCGGGCCCATTCGTTGACCGTCGCCTTGTCGACGGTCTCCTTGAATCCCGGGTAGACGCGGGGATCGTCGCCGTAGGTGCCGACCACGATCCACGCCTCGGTCTTGCCGAAGTGCGAGTCGAAATGCCGCTTGGCGAACGAGTCCGAAGGGTGGAAGTGCACGGGCAGGCGCTGGCCCGCGTCGAGCAGTTTCACCAGCAGGCCGGTCGAATCGCCGAGTGCCTCTACGTGTTTGGCGCCGAGCCAGGCCGACGGGTTCTCGCGGACGGCGTCGCGCAGCCAGACCCCGCTGGGCAGCTTGGTCAGGCCGTTGGTCTCCTGGCCGAACATCGTGGTGGCCGAGCCGACCCAGTCTTCGGGCCCGAATTTGGACTCCGACGGGGCGCCCCGCAACGCGGCGATGGCGTCGCCGCCGCGGTAGAACTGCGGCGGCTGGTTCGCCGGCAGGCGGATCGGTTCGAGGTGGCCGCTCATGAAGGGGCGACCTCCCCGGAACCGCGGGCTACGAGATGCACGGGCAGAACTACCTTTCTCGGTGCGGATTGATCTCCCTGTACCCGGGCGAACAGCAGTTCCGCGGCCGCCCGGCCCAGCGCGCTCACGTCGTGCGCGATCACGGAGACCGGCGGATCCAGCAGATCCGCCAGTTCGAAGTCGTCGAAGCTGATCATCGCGGGCCGCCGCTCGGCGTGGGCCAGCGCGCGCAGCAGGTGCACGGCGACCCGGTTGTTGCCCGCGACCACGGCGGTGGCCGGGTTCGCGCCGGTGAGCAGCCGTTTCACGGCGTCGCCGACGCTCTCGGCGGTCGGCGTCCGCATCACGACGAGGCCGTCGTCGAAGGGGATCCCGTTGCGGACGCAGCCTTCCCGGAAGCCGCGCAGGCGTTCGCCCGCGGTGAAGATGTCGGGGCTGTCGGCGAGGAACGCGATCCGGCGGTGGCCGTGTTTCGCGAGGTGGGCGACCGCTTCGACGGTGCCGCCGATGTTGTCGACCAGCACCGTGTCGGCCATGATGTCGCCGGCAGGCCGGTCGAGGAACACCACGGGCGTGCCCGCGCGCATCTCGGGGACCAGGTAGCCGTGCTGCATCCCGGCGGGGACGACGAGGATGCCGTCCACGCGGCGGGAGCAGAACTCCAGGACCAGTTCGCGTTCGCGGTCGGAGTTCTCCTCCGACGAACCGGTCAGCACCTGGCGGCCGAACGAGGTCGCGATGCGTTCCACGGCGCGGTTGAGCTCGGAGTAGAAGGGGTTCCCGACGTCTTCGACGATCAGGCCGATCGTCCCGGTCGTCGAGCCGCGCCGCAGGTTCCGCGCGCCGAGGTTGCGCCGGAACCCGAGCTGCTCGATCGCCGCCATGACGCGCTCCGCGGTGTCCGGATGGACGGCGGGCTCGTCGTTCACTACCCGCGAGACGGTCTTGATGCTCACGCCCGCGAGCCGGGCCACGTCACTCATCGTGGCCCGTCGGCTGGTGGTGCGGTGGCCGTTGTCCGGTCCGCTGGAAGACAACGTTGTCATAGTGGCGGGAATTGAACGCCAGCGACGCGGGGATGTCAATGCCCGGTTCGTCCCGGGACCGACTTCCGAGTTCGAACCGTTACGGCCCCCGGAGTCGCTGTCCGGAATCGGACAGGGTTTGGCGGACCTCTTGACCAGGTGGTCTGTTCTTGTCGAAGGTGGGCGGGCAGCGACAACGTTGTCAGGAGGCGGCCTTTCCCATGCCTGCACGCACTTCGACCCGCGTCGCCGGGTTGCTCACCGCGCTTGTCGTCCCCGCCGGGCTGGTCACGCCCGTCGCGGCGGCGGCGCCCGGTGGCGACCCCGTGGACGCGGTCAACACCTTCATCGGCACCAAGGACGACGGCAACACCTTCCCCGGCGCTTCGGCCCCGTTCGGGATGACGCAGGTCAGCCCGATCTCGTCGCATTACGCCGGCTACCGCTACGACGACACCGCGATCCGCGGTTTCGGGCATTTCTTCCTGTCCGGGGCGGGTTGCTGGGAGCAGGGCGGCCTCGTGTCGACCCTGCCCACCACCGGCGCGGTCGGGCCCGGCGCGGCGTTCGACACCACGAAACCCGAGACGTTCGATCACAAGAAGTACGCCTCGCCGTACACGCACGAAGGCGAGGTCGGGAAACCCGGCTACTACAAGGTGCGGCTCACCGGTTACGGCGGCGTCGACGCGGAGACCACCGCGACCACGCGGACCGGTGTCGAGCGGTACACCTTCGCGAAGCCGGGCGACGCGAACGTTTTCGTCAACGTCGGCCAGGCCAACGACAAGGAACCTGTGACGGCGAGCCAGATCCGCGTCGTCGGCGACCGGACGGTCGAAGGAATGGTGGAGTCGCAGGCGTTCTGCGGCGGGAAACCGTACAAGACCTGGTTCACCACGACGTTCGACAAGCCGTTCAAATCCTTTGGCACCTGGTCGCCGACGGGCGGCGCCCCGGGCTCGAAGGAGTCCGCCGGCGGTGAAGGGCTGCGCGGCGCGTGGCTGACCTTCGGCGGCGGGCAGGTCACCGCGACGACGGCGATCTCCCATGTGGACGCTTCCGGCGCCAAGCTCAACCTGGCCTCGGAGAAGGCGCGTTCGTTCGACGCGGTCCGCGACGGTGCCCAGCGCGCTTGGCGCAAGGAACTGTCCTCAGTGGACATCAAGGGCGGTACGAAGGACGACCGCACGGTGTTCTACACGTCGCTGTACCACGCGCTTCTGCAACCGTTGACCGGCAACGACGCCGACGGCCGCTACCGCGGGTTCGACGACAAGGTCCACCGAGCGCTGGGCTGGACGTACTACGAGTTCTTCTCGTTGTGGGACACCTATCGCACGCAGAACCAGCTGCTCGCCCTCCTGCGGCCGTCGCGGGCGAAGGACGTCGCGAAGTCGGTCCTCGCCATCCACGACCAAGGTGGCTGGCTGCCGCGCTGGGCCTACGCGAACCAGGAGACGAACACGATGACCGGCGACCCGGTCACCCCGTTCCTGGTCGACCTGTGGCGTTTCGGCGCGCTGTCCGGACAGGAACTCAAGGCGTACCAGGCACTTCTGCAGAACTCGCGGGAGATCCCGCCCGCGTCCTCGCCGTTCCAGGGCCGCTCGGGGAACGCGAGCTACCAGAAGGACGGATTCGTCCAGTACGACAAGGACTTCCCGAAGAAGGGGCAGGACACCGACCCGAACCACGGCGCTTCGGCCACGTTGGAATACGCGCTCGCGGACTGCTCGCTGTCCATCATGGCCGCCGGTCTCGGCAAGAAGGACGACGCGAAAGCCCTGTCCGACAAGGGACGCAGCTATCGCACGCTGTGGGATTCCTCGGTGACGGATCGCGGCTTCACCGGCTTCTATCGCCCCAAGGTCACCGGTGGGGACTGGTTCAGCCCGGCGGACAAGCCGTACACCCCGCAGAGCCCGGACGGATTCCACGAGGGCACGTCCTGGCAGTACCAGTGGCTGACCCAGCAGGACGTGCCCGGTCTCGTCGAGCGCATGGGCGGCAAGGAGAACGTCGGCAAGCGGCTCGACGACTTCTTCGCCTACGGGGATCTGCTCAAGGACCCGGCGAAGACCGTGCGCGAGGAATGGGTCGTCGGCCCGTACAACTACTACAACCAGTTCCGCTACAACCCGAACAACGAGCCGGATCTGCACTCGCCGTGGATGTACACGCTGACCGGGCAGCCGTTCAAGACCTCGGCCGTCGTCCGCGCGGCGCACACGTTGTTCACCAACGCGCCCAACGGCGTCACCGGCAACGACGACCTCGGCACCATGTCCGCGTGGTACGTCTTCAGCGCGCTGGGGCTCTACCCGGCGGTGCCGGGCACCGGGCAGTTCCTGCTGAACGCGCCGCGGTTCGAGAAGTCGGTGGTGCGTCTGGAGAACGGCCGCGACATCACGATCAAGGCCGACGGCGCCGACGGGTCGAAG from Amycolatopsis sp. EV170708-02-1 includes:
- a CDS encoding LytTR family DNA-binding domain-containing protein, with product MTNGLRVLAVDDVPPALDELCSLLREAPEVAEVVAAGDAVDALKLLQGSHFDAVFLDISMPGLDGLELASLLARLNEPPVIVFVTAHDGHAVAAYGIGAVDYLLKPVRAERLSAALSKVVRMAGNQADEPKPAPDAMSALPVESGGRTRYVRRDDVQFVEAHGDYVRLHTKSGVHVTRMPISRLEEYWEGTGFTRVHRGFLLAVDAVLELRSDTTGGLLAHTEAGDVPVSRRHARDLRDRLLAAAQRGELGRGSRP
- a CDS encoding sensor histidine kinase, translating into MTTRLPWRPAASADPVPVLAAAQRVADDLMDGLAGPRARHAAHGLRRLFDLPGLGLTDLSGSLIWSGRPAADDVVIAALDEVLHSETPVSEPGLLALPLHVHDELAGVLLVTETTSTVARQAVELVVHALERGRLEASAEQAAEAELRALRAEISPHFVYNALTVISSLVRSDPDRARDLMLDFAEYTRYSLARHGEYTMVAEEFRAIETYLALQRAVLGERLRVQVRVAPEVLAVAVPYLVLEPLVENAIRHGIEPRSEAGFIQVQGMAEGNDCVISVEDDGVGMDPARAAAILAGRGDDGGVGLANVDRRLRSVYGPWYGLTVETETGAGTRVVVRVPRFQPGVLP
- a CDS encoding ABC transporter substrate-binding protein, encoding MKKTLLAAGAAVSAALLLTACGGGTVGQAPSGDSGAKTNNKKLSLIPGVQAEPFYISMQCGAQEEAKKAGYELTTQAPQKFDAAMQTQLVNALGSNPPAALLIAPTDAQAMLAPIQQVKNRGSKIIEVDTALKDTSVAESSISSDNAEGGKLAAKTMAELAAGKTGSVLVLDTIAGTSTTNTRAKGFEDELKNYPNLKSAGVQFTQNEPDQAASKVTAALASTPDLIGIFATNLNTGEGAATGLRNAGKIGAVNLIGFDASPSEIEGLKKGEYQGLIAQDPAAIGQQGVQQAIAALEGKPVTRNLTASLHSITKANMDANAQYFYKQSC
- a CDS encoding ABC transporter permease, giving the protein MTVSTPTKNGPEIQTTVDGGFGKRSIGQRMIGANTFWIALVLLALIIVFTAIAPAEFATLFTFQTLLIETSVLLVLSVGMTFVIITSGIDLSVGSVLIFAGMVAGKTMEALSPDGDATKAGWGVITAGLVAAVVAGTIWGLINGFLIAVANIPPLIVTLGTMGAALGAAYLLNNGSDVRSVPTELNKTLGYGTSFGGVPNLVLVAVVITLIGAWLLHTTKFGRYTYAVGSNAEGARRAGIGVTAHLLKVYTLTGFLAGVAGFLSLAYYASTTISAHTTDNLNAIAATVMGGTSLFGGVGSVLGTVIGVFIPAVLKKGFNITQVQDFWQMIAVGAVLIAAVWFDQRRRRRRNSR
- a CDS encoding ATP-binding cassette domain-containing protein; this translates as MSELLLDAQNLVKRYGSVEALRGASFQARAGEVTALIGDNGAGKSTLVKCLSGAEQPTSGSILLDGSAVVLDSPTTARRMGIETVYQDLAVAPELDPAANLFLGREIHRKGILGKLGMLDKKEMKRQAVEEFQRLGVTLQSTDVPIGSLSGGQRQSVAVARSVVWASKVVFMDEPTAALGVVQRERVLDVIKKVRDKGIAVVLISHNMPEVLSVADRIEVLRLGKRVARFTGADTKLEDLVAAMTGALVQEEAA
- a CDS encoding class I mannose-6-phosphate isomerase, coding for MSGHLEPIRLPANQPPQFYRGGDAIAALRGAPSESKFGPEDWVGSATTMFGQETNGLTKLPSGVWLRDAVRENPSAWLGAKHVEALGDSTGLLVKLLDAGQRLPVHFHPSDSFAKRHFDSHFGKTEAWIVVGTYGDDPRVYPGFKETVDKATVNEWARTQDAPAMLDALNSVAVTPGDTVYIPAGLPHAIGEGVFVVELQQPTDFSLTLEWRDFLANPEKAHLGIGFETAIETLDTTGWDEERLGSIVKRTAGDEASTVDLLADGSDAFFRADQLRPAVSGRATTLSLDPSFAVLVVMDGSGTLRTEHGGEYALRKGETYVVPHDAGQSTVEGDVTVIRCRPPAPEKRERS
- a CDS encoding LacI family DNA-binding transcriptional regulator, producing the protein MSDVARLAGVSIKTVSRVVNDEPAVHPDTAERVMAAIEQLGFRRNLGARNLRRGSTTGTIGLIVEDVGNPFYSELNRAVERIATSFGRQVLTGSSEENSDRERELVLEFCSRRVDGILVVPAGMQHGYLVPEMRAGTPVVFLDRPAGDIMADTVLVDNIGGTVEAVAHLAKHGHRRIAFLADSPDIFTAGERLRGFREGCVRNGIPFDDGLVVMRTPTAESVGDAVKRLLTGANPATAVVAGNNRVAVHLLRALAHAERRPAMISFDDFELADLLDPPVSVIAHDVSALGRAAAELLFARVQGDQSAPRKVVLPVHLVARGSGEVAPS
- a CDS encoding GH92 family glycosyl hydrolase; translated protein: MPARTSTRVAGLLTALVVPAGLVTPVAAAAPGGDPVDAVNTFIGTKDDGNTFPGASAPFGMTQVSPISSHYAGYRYDDTAIRGFGHFFLSGAGCWEQGGLVSTLPTTGAVGPGAAFDTTKPETFDHKKYASPYTHEGEVGKPGYYKVRLTGYGGVDAETTATTRTGVERYTFAKPGDANVFVNVGQANDKEPVTASQIRVVGDRTVEGMVESQAFCGGKPYKTWFTTTFDKPFKSFGTWSPTGGAPGSKESAGGEGLRGAWLTFGGGQVTATTAISHVDASGAKLNLASEKARSFDAVRDGAQRAWRKELSSVDIKGGTKDDRTVFYTSLYHALLQPLTGNDADGRYRGFDDKVHRALGWTYYEFFSLWDTYRTQNQLLALLRPSRAKDVAKSVLAIHDQGGWLPRWAYANQETNTMTGDPVTPFLVDLWRFGALSGQELKAYQALLQNSREIPPASSPFQGRSGNASYQKDGFVQYDKDFPKKGQDTDPNHGASATLEYALADCSLSIMAAGLGKKDDAKALSDKGRSYRTLWDSSVTDRGFTGFYRPKVTGGDWFSPADKPYTPQSPDGFHEGTSWQYQWLTQQDVPGLVERMGGKENVGKRLDDFFAYGDLLKDPAKTVREEWVVGPYNYYNQFRYNPNNEPDLHSPWMYTLTGQPFKTSAVVRAAHTLFTNAPNGVTGNDDLGTMSAWYVFSALGLYPAVPGTGQFLLNAPRFEKSVVRLENGRDITIKADGADGSKLQYVQGLGSGSQRAYVGLEQLTRGTTLDFKLTGDVAEATWATGAEGAPKSPCAG